TCCCGCTTATGCCGAAAAGGCGGCGGCGGTCTCGGCGCTCGCCAGGGACATCACCGAATTCCTGCAGGATGCGGAGCTTCCCGCCGGGGACGGCCGCGGCCTCACCGTCGCCTATCATGCCGCCTGCTCGCTGCAGCACGGCCAGAAGGTGACCGAGGCGCCAAAGCGGCTGCTCGCCCAGGCCGGCTACATCGTCCGCACCCCGATCGAGGCGCATCTGTGCTGCGGGTCGGCGGGCACCTACAACATCCTCCAGCCTGAAATCGCGGGGCAGCTCGGCGACCGCAAGGCCGCGAACATCGAGCGGCTCGGCGCGGATGTCATCGCCACCGGCAATATCGGCTGCGCCACCCAGATCGGCGCCCGCACCGCGCTGCCCATCGTCCACACGGTCGAGCTGCTCGACTGGGCGACCGGCGGCCCGGCGCCCGCCGCCCTTTCTTCCCTCCCCAGGACAGGAACGCAAAAAAAATGGCTTACATCACGCTTGAACAGGCAAATGCGATCATCACCGGCGCCTTCGCGAAGGGCGCGGAACTCGGGCTGAAACCCCTGGGCATCGCCGTGCTCGACGCCGGGGGGCATCTGATCGCCTTCCAGCGCCAGGACGGCACCTCGACGCTGCGCCCGCAGATCGCCACGGCCAAGGCATCGGGTGCCCTGGCGCTCGGCATATCGAGCCGCAAGATCGCCGACATGGCGGCCGAAAGGCCCAGCTTCGTCGCCTCGCTCGGGCCGATCGCATCGCATGGCGTCCTGCC
The sequence above is drawn from the Rhizorhabdus dicambivorans genome and encodes:
- a CDS encoding GlcG/HbpS family heme-binding protein, yielding MAYITLEQANAIITGAFAKGAELGLKPLGIAVLDAGGHLIAFQRQDGTSTLRPQIATAKASGALALGISSRKIADMAAERPSFVASLGPIASHGVLPAAGGVIVVGADGRAIGAVGVTGDTSDNDELCALAGISAAALTAQA